Proteins found in one Aquibium microcysteis genomic segment:
- a CDS encoding head-tail connector protein has product MSDATIEDELAQQADWEAQEAIRVATADLRAHLNVNDCAGENAQLHRMQRAAESWIGAYLGTPLADLDPVPDAVRMAVLMLAGHFYENREASLVGVTAAELPFGVVDLIRPFRVWSM; this is encoded by the coding sequence ATGAGCGACGCAACGATCGAAGACGAACTCGCGCAACAAGCCGACTGGGAAGCGCAGGAAGCAATCCGCGTCGCCACGGCAGACCTTCGCGCGCACCTGAACGTCAACGACTGCGCAGGCGAGAACGCGCAGCTTCACCGTATGCAGCGCGCGGCCGAAAGCTGGATTGGCGCCTATCTCGGCACGCCGCTTGCCGATCTCGACCCGGTGCCGGACGCCGTGCGCATGGCCGTGCTCATGCTCGCCGGCCACTTCTACGAGAACCGTGAGGCGAGCCTGGTCGGCGTCACGGCTGCCGAACTGCCGTTCGGCGTGGTCGACCTCATTCGCCCCTTCCGCGTCTGGTCCATGTAG
- a CDS encoding phage major capsid protein produces the protein MDKLEFKAAITVDETGAITGLAWPFGSADRVGDIIEKGAFRSPAHLPMLFAHDQAQAVGIWDSIAETPEGLQVKGRLLVDDVARAREVRALVREKAVTGLSIGFVTKTAKARPGGGRTISALDLHEISIVAVPCHPGATITTIKAATDGTAHSLKESTMDPELKNDPATDPVVDKKDFDALKARLDKLEAKSNRPIAANNNHPAADNDNGEAKAFSLYTRRGVEQMSAEERKSLTVGVSASAGYLAPETFAAELIKLLKEFSPIRQYARVVTIGAPETKYPRRVGSPSAYWVGETANRTASQGSYEQLSIKPHELATFTDVSAQLLEDNAYNLEGELQQEFAEAFATAEGRAFVLGTGDNDNQPTGLLVNGDIAEMITGAAASFPATNPADVLITMYHKLPTTHAQRGVWMMNRNTLATIRKWKDSDGHYLVIDPITAGMPITMLGRPIVECLDMPDIAAGSTPIVFGDLQGYRIIDRIQLQVLRDPFARATNGEVRFHARRRTGGDVTHPDRFIKLKVAAS, from the coding sequence ATGGATAAGCTCGAATTCAAGGCCGCGATCACGGTCGACGAGACCGGCGCGATTACCGGCCTCGCGTGGCCGTTCGGTTCGGCCGACCGTGTCGGCGACATCATCGAAAAGGGTGCGTTCCGCTCGCCGGCCCATCTGCCGATGCTCTTCGCCCATGATCAGGCTCAAGCGGTCGGCATCTGGGATTCGATCGCCGAGACGCCCGAAGGGCTTCAGGTGAAAGGCCGGCTTCTGGTCGACGACGTGGCGCGCGCCCGTGAAGTGCGCGCCCTGGTCCGTGAGAAGGCCGTCACCGGCCTTTCGATTGGCTTCGTCACCAAGACCGCCAAGGCACGCCCCGGCGGCGGGCGCACGATCTCCGCCCTCGACCTCCACGAAATCAGCATCGTCGCCGTCCCCTGCCATCCCGGCGCGACCATAACGACCATCAAAGCCGCCACGGATGGCACGGCACATTCGCTCAAGGAAAGCACCATGGATCCCGAACTGAAGAACGACCCGGCGACCGATCCCGTCGTCGACAAGAAGGACTTCGACGCGCTCAAGGCGCGCCTCGACAAGCTCGAAGCGAAGAGCAATCGCCCGATCGCGGCGAACAACAACCACCCGGCCGCCGACAACGACAACGGCGAGGCCAAGGCGTTCAGCCTCTACACCCGGCGCGGCGTCGAGCAGATGAGCGCCGAAGAGCGCAAGTCTCTCACGGTCGGCGTCTCGGCGTCTGCCGGCTATCTCGCGCCGGAGACCTTCGCGGCCGAACTGATCAAGCTGCTCAAGGAGTTCAGCCCCATTCGCCAGTATGCGCGCGTGGTGACGATCGGCGCCCCGGAGACGAAGTATCCGCGCCGCGTCGGCTCGCCGTCGGCCTACTGGGTCGGCGAGACGGCCAATCGCACGGCGTCGCAGGGCAGCTATGAGCAGCTTTCGATCAAGCCGCACGAACTGGCGACGTTCACCGACGTGTCGGCCCAGCTTCTCGAAGACAACGCCTACAACCTCGAAGGCGAGCTTCAGCAGGAGTTCGCCGAGGCCTTCGCCACGGCCGAAGGTCGCGCCTTCGTGCTCGGCACCGGCGACAACGACAACCAGCCGACCGGCTTGCTCGTCAATGGCGACATCGCCGAGATGATCACCGGCGCGGCGGCGAGCTTCCCGGCGACCAATCCGGCCGACGTCCTGATCACCATGTATCACAAGCTGCCGACGACGCATGCGCAGCGTGGCGTGTGGATGATGAACCGCAACACGCTGGCGACCATCCGCAAGTGGAAGGACAGCGACGGCCACTATCTGGTGATCGACCCGATCACGGCCGGCATGCCCATCACCATGCTCGGAAGGCCGATCGTCGAGTGTCTCGACATGCCCGATATCGCGGCCGGCTCGACGCCGATCGTGTTCGGCGACCTTCAGGGCTATCGGATCATCGATCGCATTCAGCTTCAGGTGCTCCGCGATCCGTTCGCACGCGCGACCAACGGCGAGGTTCGCTTTCATGCTCGCCGTCGCACCGGCGGCGACGTCACGCACCCCGATCGCTTCATCAAGCTCAAGGTGGCGGCTTCCTAA
- a CDS encoding phage terminase small subunit P27 family: protein MRGVKPSTIVAGTSPVTKIPSPPAYLSKDAKAEWRRVAPILIHERKVLTIADLAVLENFVIATGTMREMHRLLQAEGYVLANGKRHSAAGILTAAQQQQLRCAGELGLTPSARSRAAMMDAADDDDDDNPLAVR, encoded by the coding sequence GTGCGCGGCGTGAAGCCTTCGACCATCGTTGCCGGCACCTCGCCGGTGACGAAGATACCGTCGCCGCCGGCCTACCTGTCCAAGGATGCGAAAGCCGAATGGCGCCGCGTCGCGCCCATCCTGATCCATGAGCGCAAGGTGCTGACGATCGCCGACCTTGCCGTGCTGGAAAACTTCGTCATCGCCACGGGCACGATGCGCGAGATGCACCGGCTTTTGCAGGCCGAAGGCTACGTTCTGGCGAACGGCAAGCGGCATTCGGCAGCCGGCATCCTCACGGCTGCCCAGCAGCAGCAACTGCGCTGCGCTGGCGAACTCGGCTTGACGCCGTCGGCACGCTCGCGCGCCGCGATGATGGACGCGGCCGACGATGACGACGACGACAACCCCTTGGCCGTGCGATGA
- a CDS encoding gene transfer agent family protein, which yields MTHVAFFGDGEHVFALPPELIMELERKTGAGIGLLCRRVFDRSFALADLTETIRLALIGGGASPKEAAALVATYAAGRPISETFPLAAAILETVFFGSATKLDAAHG from the coding sequence ATGACGCACGTTGCATTCTTCGGCGACGGCGAGCACGTCTTCGCCCTGCCGCCTGAGTTGATCATGGAGCTTGAGCGCAAGACGGGAGCCGGCATCGGCCTTCTGTGTCGCCGCGTGTTCGATCGCAGCTTCGCGCTCGCCGATCTCACCGAGACGATCCGGCTCGCCCTCATCGGCGGTGGCGCAAGCCCCAAAGAAGCGGCTGCCCTGGTCGCAACCTACGCCGCCGGCCGGCCGATCTCGGAAACCTTCCCTCTCGCCGCTGCCATCCTCGAAACCGTGTTCTTCGGCAGCGCGACCAAGCTGGACGCCGCCCATGGATAA
- a CDS encoding phage head closure protein, translating into MRAGKLDRLIYIERKSATVTGSGATVTDWTNIGVVRAEIVETATEEFLAGYGEADRTVAVFRIRYRPDITTADRIMHDGVAYDVKRVVEIGRRRGLELRAVAVS; encoded by the coding sequence ATGCGCGCCGGCAAGCTCGACCGCCTGATCTACATCGAACGCAAATCGGCGACGGTCACCGGTTCGGGTGCGACCGTCACCGACTGGACGAACATCGGCGTTGTGCGCGCCGAGATCGTCGAGACGGCAACCGAAGAGTTCCTTGCCGGCTACGGCGAGGCCGACAGGACTGTCGCCGTCTTCCGCATCCGCTACCGGCCCGACATCACCACGGCCGACCGGATCATGCACGACGGCGTCGCCTACGACGTCAAGCGCGTGGTCGAGATCGGCCGTCGGCGCGGTCTTGAGCTTCGAGCGGTGGCCGTGTCGTGA
- a CDS encoding phage portal protein — MRFLSSVKRMFGGDMDAKSMSLTDPSAFELFGVLPTIGGPAITPASALRVPAVYSAVSLIAGAIGALPAKVFASTDGSKSAAKDHPGYRLVHDEANDWTSAGKLRAQLTTDALLTGHGFAFANRVGDRVVEFIRLDPTSVTIKQDSVTGEPVYVVGGHAGQRVYAYRDILHISAPLDVSPIAAGREAIGLAAILERHAAQLFASGARPSALFYNDNRKGGSDGSSGASIIKGIKAAYRAATGSGSFTEPMVLDDGWKYAQIALTSADAQFAEMRTEQVVEIARLFRVPPHLLFELSRATWSNAEEMFQSFLTLTLRSWMDDWEWAYARVLLAPDERAAGFYVEFVVDDLLTANAATRATTYQQYRAMGAMTANEVRSGLNLSPMDGGDTLANPNITPGKNETVSDSANDNATPRKEAA; from the coding sequence TTGCGTTTCCTGAGTTCTGTAAAGCGTATGTTTGGGGGCGACATGGATGCGAAGTCCATGTCGCTCACCGACCCGTCGGCCTTCGAGTTGTTCGGCGTGCTGCCGACCATCGGCGGGCCTGCCATCACGCCGGCTTCGGCGCTTCGCGTGCCGGCCGTCTATTCGGCCGTCAGCCTGATTGCCGGTGCTATCGGCGCACTTCCTGCGAAGGTCTTCGCCTCGACCGACGGCAGCAAGAGCGCTGCCAAGGATCACCCCGGCTATCGCCTTGTCCATGATGAGGCGAACGACTGGACCAGCGCCGGCAAGCTTCGCGCGCAACTGACAACCGACGCGCTTCTCACCGGTCACGGCTTCGCCTTCGCCAACCGTGTCGGCGATCGCGTCGTCGAGTTCATCCGTCTCGACCCGACGTCCGTCACGATCAAGCAGGACAGCGTCACCGGCGAGCCGGTCTATGTCGTCGGCGGACACGCCGGGCAGCGCGTCTATGCCTATCGCGACATCCTCCATATCAGCGCGCCGCTCGACGTCTCGCCGATCGCGGCCGGCCGCGAAGCGATCGGCCTTGCCGCCATCCTTGAGCGCCATGCCGCGCAACTCTTCGCCAGCGGCGCCCGGCCCTCGGCGCTCTTCTACAACGACAACAGGAAGGGCGGCTCGGACGGCAGCAGCGGCGCCAGCATCATCAAGGGCATCAAGGCTGCATATCGCGCCGCGACCGGCTCCGGCAGCTTCACCGAGCCGATGGTGCTCGACGACGGATGGAAATATGCGCAAATCGCGCTGACGTCGGCCGACGCTCAGTTCGCCGAGATGCGCACCGAGCAAGTCGTCGAGATCGCCCGGCTCTTCCGCGTCCCGCCGCATCTGCTCTTCGAGCTTTCGCGCGCGACCTGGTCGAACGCCGAAGAGATGTTCCAATCGTTCCTGACCCTGACGCTCCGGTCTTGGATGGATGATTGGGAATGGGCCTATGCGCGCGTCCTGCTTGCGCCTGACGAGCGCGCGGCCGGCTTCTATGTCGAGTTCGTGGTCGACGATCTCTTGACCGCCAACGCCGCCACGCGCGCGACGACCTATCAGCAGTATCGCGCCATGGGTGCGATGACGGCCAACGAAGTCCGCTCCGGCCTCAACCTCTCGCCCATGGATGGCGGCGACACGCTGGCCAATCCGAACATCACGCCCGGCAAAAACGAAACCGTTTCGGATTCGGCCAACGACAATGCCACGCCCCGGAAGGAAGCCGCATGA
- a CDS encoding endonuclease yields the protein MPGPSRICRCQKIIAAGERCPCQIRDARERKARHDARRPSARQRGYTAEWQHAARAFLAEPQNSHCACGAPATVVMHVISIRKRPDLRMMRSNWRAGCQRCNALDAAKERQQ from the coding sequence ATGCCCGGCCCGTCGCGCATCTGCCGTTGTCAGAAGATCATCGCCGCCGGCGAGCGCTGCCCTTGCCAGATCAGGGACGCTCGCGAGCGCAAGGCTCGTCACGACGCCCGGCGACCGTCGGCGCGCCAGCGCGGTTATACGGCCGAATGGCAGCACGCCGCCCGTGCCTTCCTCGCCGAGCCGCAGAACTCGCATTGCGCATGTGGCGCACCGGCGACTGTCGTCATGCACGTCATCAGCATCCGGAAGCGCCCCGACCTTCGCATGATGCGATCGAACTGGCGCGCCGGCTGCCAGCGCTGCAACGCACTCGACGCCGCCAAGGAGCGCCAGCAATGA
- a CDS encoding HK97-gp10 family putative phage morphogenesis protein, which yields MATSSQVARLQRRIEAIPQEVRKAVLPALAKSGEELADMMHTLAPEDEGDLKASIAVTMPGASTPAYSQPGGARVAAELEVLVTAGNDAVRYPHLQEYGTARHEAQPFFWPAVRLLQKRLKSRTKRAVAKAVRDHWNKS from the coding sequence ATGGCCACGTCGTCGCAAGTCGCGCGGCTGCAACGCCGCATCGAAGCGATTCCGCAGGAGGTGCGCAAGGCCGTCCTGCCGGCGCTCGCGAAGTCCGGCGAAGAGCTTGCCGACATGATGCACACGCTTGCGCCTGAAGACGAAGGCGACCTCAAGGCGTCGATCGCCGTCACCATGCCGGGCGCATCCACGCCGGCCTATTCGCAGCCCGGCGGCGCACGCGTGGCCGCCGAGCTTGAAGTGCTCGTCACGGCCGGCAACGACGCAGTGCGCTACCCGCACCTTCAGGAATACGGCACCGCGCGCCATGAGGCGCAGCCGTTCTTCTGGCCCGCCGTGCGCCTGCTTCAGAAGCGGCTCAAGAGCCGCACCAAACGCGCCGTTGCGAAGGCCGTGCGCGACCACTGGAACAAGTCATGA
- a CDS encoding phage tail assembly chaperone, which yields MRLAYQPITIAIDGATATLRPSLRAACLLEQKHGIAVVIKAVDEGNLGIVADLVAFTGDNDTLANLLREIDQAGVVRLNVIKPALFNVLAVMIGYDDSDQSTTGTGSPLSFAEFFEQLFEIATGWLGWTPAQAWAATPAEIMAAQRGLIAKLKAIHGTAEAPAKEYDPNDLPTPEEVRAGIEVLRAQAQRGKR from the coding sequence ATGCGGCTCGCATATCAACCCATCACGATCGCGATCGACGGCGCAACGGCGACCTTGCGCCCGTCGTTGCGAGCCGCATGCCTGCTTGAGCAGAAGCACGGTATCGCCGTCGTCATCAAGGCAGTCGACGAAGGCAATCTGGGCATCGTCGCTGATCTTGTGGCCTTCACCGGCGACAACGACACCTTGGCGAACCTCTTGCGCGAGATCGACCAAGCGGGCGTTGTCCGGCTCAACGTGATCAAGCCGGCGCTCTTCAACGTGCTGGCCGTCATGATCGGCTACGACGACTCCGACCAGAGCACGACCGGCACCGGCTCGCCTCTGTCGTTCGCCGAGTTCTTCGAGCAACTCTTCGAGATCGCGACCGGCTGGCTTGGCTGGACGCCGGCTCAAGCATGGGCGGCAACGCCTGCCGAGATCATGGCCGCTCAGCGCGGCTTGATCGCCAAGCTCAAGGCCATTCACGGCACGGCCGAAGCGCCTGCCAAGGAATACGACCCGAACGACCTGCCCACGCCGGAAGAGGTGCGCGCCGGTATCGAGGTTCTTCGCGCCCAGGCTCAGCGAGGCAAGCGATAA
- the gp17 gene encoding tail completion protein gp17 has protein sequence MIEPTLALQTAIRSHLINAPGVLAHVAADQVRAGPTRPDDFPSIIMAGAQTEYLGRAAGGQFVARVFLEVHVWAIEAGADTAKTITFAVQNALLTWPAMTDCALDEFAMTHVTFPRDPDPQFGHGVMKVEAVIRWSL, from the coding sequence ATGATCGAACCGACCCTTGCCCTTCAGACGGCTATCCGCTCGCACCTGATCAACGCGCCGGGCGTGCTCGCGCATGTCGCGGCCGATCAGGTGCGCGCCGGCCCTACCAGACCCGACGACTTCCCTTCGATCATCATGGCCGGTGCGCAGACAGAGTATCTCGGTCGTGCGGCCGGTGGCCAGTTCGTCGCGCGTGTCTTCCTCGAAGTGCACGTGTGGGCAATCGAGGCCGGCGCCGACACGGCGAAGACGATCACCTTCGCCGTTCAGAACGCGTTGCTCACGTGGCCGGCGATGACCGATTGCGCCCTCGACGAATTCGCCATGACGCACGTGACCTTCCCGCGCGACCCCGATCCGCAGTTCGGCCATGGCGTGATGAAGGTCGAAGCCGTCATCCGGTGGAGCCTGTGA
- a CDS encoding manganese catalase family protein, with protein sequence MFHHSSKLQYEVRCDKPNPLFAKMLQQAIGGVEGEIRVAMQYFFQAMGARGDDKYRDLLMMTATEELSHIEFLGHAVALNLENAPVSMQEEAAKDPIVNAILGGMNPRHILSSGLSAMPVNANGVPFDMSHIYATGNLAADMMANAMAEGSGRVLASRLYTMTDDAGMRDMLSFLIARDTMHQQQWLAVIEELGGLTASLPIPNSTPESHEALEHSYYFLNTSLDKPAPQGRWSSGPSLDGRAEFSVRDKPEPLGQVPSLGKARPDSAAQKEQM encoded by the coding sequence ATGTTTCACCACTCCTCGAAGCTTCAATACGAAGTCCGCTGCGACAAGCCGAACCCGCTCTTCGCCAAGATGCTGCAGCAGGCGATCGGCGGGGTGGAGGGAGAGATCCGTGTCGCCATGCAGTATTTCTTCCAGGCCATGGGTGCGCGCGGCGACGACAAGTACCGCGACCTCCTGATGATGACCGCGACGGAGGAACTGTCGCATATCGAGTTCCTCGGCCACGCCGTGGCGCTGAACCTGGAGAACGCCCCCGTCTCGATGCAGGAGGAGGCGGCGAAGGATCCGATCGTCAACGCGATCCTCGGCGGCATGAACCCGCGCCACATCCTGTCGTCGGGGCTGTCGGCCATGCCGGTGAACGCCAATGGCGTGCCCTTCGACATGAGCCACATCTACGCGACCGGCAACCTGGCGGCCGACATGATGGCGAATGCCATGGCGGAAGGCTCGGGCCGGGTGCTCGCCTCGCGGCTCTACACGATGACCGACGATGCCGGCATGAGGGACATGCTGTCCTTCCTGATCGCGCGCGACACCATGCACCAGCAGCAGTGGCTGGCTGTGATCGAGGAACTCGGCGGGCTCACGGCATCGCTGCCGATCCCGAACTCGACGCCGGAGAGCCACGAGGCGCTGGAGCACTCCTACTACTTCCTCAACACCTCGCTGGACAAGCCGGCGCCGCAGGGCCGCTGGAGCTCCGGACCGTCGCTCGACGGACGCGCGGAATTCTCGGTCAGGGACAAGCCGGAGCCGCTGGGCCAGGTGCCGTCGCTCGGCAAGGCACGGCCGGATTCGGCGGCGCAGAAGGAGCAGATGTAG
- a CDS encoding site-specific integrase, with amino-acid sequence MARLTYLERRGATYYARIDIPLDLVDHYRTTTRKKSLRTKDEATAKNRLWPVIATWRAEFEDTRARRVVTPGDKADATWQHYTATLERDDQERQHMPTAADIEAAKEAAIERAQRENINISDPAEVLHATLDLITLRDRRASYANARRVKLEWLRKHLAEGETALIDDEVDAYIEQNKLLIDPLSPERGELASRMMRAEIEALERTVERDRGDYSGAPKDPIVKPATGTSREQAKPGEAIMELFEVYAAENPKSISVDTIAQARRDVGTFVDYVGRTCPVGRIDKKAVREWKALLLRYPVKATETKDFAGMKIAQIVRHNEKIEKPLISSRTVNRYLAGLSAFCSWLVNHGYIEHNPVDGMFLKKSSASKTVPFTVEQMNTLFKSSLFTGCRSADEWRNVAKPGNVLIRDYRYWVPLIMLFSGARPAEISQLAVSDMRQEHGHWIMHITTEGEGEKSVKSDGSMRVVPVHPELVKLGFIAYRDGMEKAGHQRLFPEAQRNSRGQMIAEYSKWFGPFLTKLGIKDGRGLSLYSFRHGAADALRRAGYLDDQFGFMLGHTKSTMTGRYGIMPQGMLQQRVDLINSITYPGLSLDHLK; translated from the coding sequence ATGGCAAGGCTGACCTACCTCGAAAGGCGCGGCGCGACCTACTATGCGCGCATCGATATACCGCTCGATCTTGTCGACCATTATCGCACCACCACGCGCAAGAAGTCGCTGCGCACCAAGGACGAGGCGACGGCGAAGAACCGCCTGTGGCCGGTCATTGCGACGTGGCGAGCCGAGTTCGAAGACACGCGGGCGCGTCGCGTCGTGACGCCCGGCGACAAGGCGGATGCAACGTGGCAGCACTACACAGCGACGCTTGAGCGCGATGATCAGGAACGCCAGCACATGCCGACCGCCGCTGATATCGAGGCTGCAAAGGAGGCTGCGATCGAACGTGCGCAGCGCGAGAACATCAATATCAGCGACCCGGCCGAAGTCCTTCACGCGACCCTCGACTTGATAACGCTCAGGGACCGTCGCGCTTCCTACGCCAATGCTCGGCGCGTCAAACTCGAATGGCTGCGCAAGCATCTCGCCGAAGGCGAGACGGCGCTGATCGACGATGAAGTCGACGCCTACATTGAGCAAAACAAGCTCCTGATCGACCCTTTATCGCCTGAACGTGGCGAACTCGCCTCCCGAATGATGCGTGCCGAGATCGAAGCTTTGGAGCGCACCGTCGAGCGCGACAGGGGCGACTACAGCGGCGCGCCCAAAGATCCCATCGTGAAGCCCGCAACCGGCACGTCGCGGGAGCAGGCCAAGCCGGGCGAGGCGATCATGGAGCTTTTCGAGGTGTATGCCGCCGAGAACCCGAAGAGCATCTCGGTCGACACGATCGCGCAAGCGAGGCGCGACGTCGGCACCTTCGTTGACTACGTGGGCCGCACTTGCCCGGTAGGCCGGATCGACAAGAAGGCCGTGCGCGAGTGGAAAGCGCTATTGCTGCGCTACCCGGTGAAGGCGACGGAGACGAAGGATTTCGCCGGCATGAAGATTGCGCAGATCGTGCGCCACAATGAGAAGATTGAGAAGCCGCTCATCTCATCTCGAACTGTCAATCGCTACCTAGCCGGCCTTAGTGCCTTTTGCTCATGGCTGGTAAATCACGGATATATTGAACACAATCCGGTTGACGGAATGTTCCTGAAGAAGTCTAGCGCTTCAAAGACGGTGCCTTTTACGGTCGAGCAGATGAATACGTTGTTCAAGTCCTCTCTGTTCACCGGATGCCGGAGCGCGGATGAATGGCGCAACGTTGCTAAACCCGGAAATGTGCTTATCAGAGATTATCGCTACTGGGTGCCGCTCATCATGCTCTTCTCTGGTGCCCGTCCTGCCGAGATTTCCCAACTTGCAGTCTCGGACATGCGGCAGGAACACGGCCATTGGATCATGCACATCACGACCGAGGGAGAAGGTGAGAAGAGCGTCAAGTCGGACGGCAGCATGCGCGTTGTGCCGGTGCATCCTGAATTGGTGAAGCTCGGCTTCATCGCCTATCGTGACGGCATGGAGAAGGCTGGACACCAACGGCTTTTCCCTGAAGCTCAACGCAATAGTCGCGGTCAGATGATCGCCGAATACTCAAAGTGGTTCGGCCCGTTTCTTACCAAGCTCGGCATCAAAGACGGTCGGGGGTTGTCGCTCTACAGCTTCAGACATGGCGCGGCCGACGCACTTCGTCGTGCCGGCTATCTCGACGACCAGTTCGGTTTCATGCTCGGTCACACCAAGTCAACCATGACCGGCCGCTATGGGATAATGCCGCAAGGCATGCTTCAGCAACGTGTCGACCTCATCAACTCGATAACCTATCCCGGCCTCTCTCTTGATCATCTGAAATAG
- a CDS encoding 3-methyl-2-oxobutanoate hydroxymethyltransferase — protein sequence MARTRPTVHDLRAIKGKRQLTMLRVMTLEEAEAAERAGIDIVSIPPDLLLDPRYRDAAPSLFSMPGENFFEIGTADDFVRWAFRMVKAGADAVYCSASYATVKRMADEAVPVIGHVGLIPSRRTWTGGWRAVGKTAESALEILRAVRQLEAAGAFGAEIEVVPVEVAEAISARTSLFMISMGAGSGCDAQYLFAEDVLGANRGHMPRHSKVYRNFAAEYDRLQQERISAFREFAADVETHAFPEHRHIVRMPPAELAKFMAEVDRE from the coding sequence ATGGCCAGAACGAGACCCACGGTGCACGACCTGCGCGCGATCAAGGGAAAGCGCCAGCTCACCATGCTGCGCGTCATGACGCTGGAGGAGGCCGAGGCCGCCGAGCGCGCCGGCATCGACATCGTCTCGATCCCGCCGGACCTTTTGCTCGACCCGCGCTACCGCGACGCCGCGCCGTCGCTGTTTTCCATGCCCGGCGAGAACTTCTTCGAGATCGGCACCGCCGACGATTTCGTCCGCTGGGCCTTCCGCATGGTCAAGGCCGGCGCCGACGCCGTCTATTGCAGCGCGAGCTATGCCACCGTCAAGCGCATGGCCGACGAGGCGGTCCCCGTCATCGGCCATGTCGGCCTCATCCCCTCGCGCCGCACCTGGACGGGCGGCTGGCGCGCCGTCGGCAAGACCGCCGAGAGCGCGCTGGAGATCCTGCGCGCCGTGCGCCAGCTCGAGGCCGCGGGCGCCTTCGGGGCCGAGATCGAGGTGGTGCCGGTGGAGGTCGCCGAGGCGATCTCGGCCCGCACGTCGCTGTTCATGATCTCGATGGGTGCGGGCAGCGGCTGCGACGCGCAGTATCTCTTCGCCGAGGACGTGCTCGGCGCCAATCGCGGCCACATGCCGCGCCATTCCAAGGTCTACCGCAACTTCGCCGCCGAATACGACCGCCTGCAGCAGGAACGCATCTCAGCCTTCCGCGAATTCGCCGCCGACGTCGAAACCCACGCCTTCCCCGAACACCGCCACATCGTCCGCATGCCGCCCGCGGAGCTGGCGAAGTTCATGGCGGAGGTGGATCGGGAGTAG